In the Pseudanabaena sp. PCC 7367 genome, one interval contains:
- a CDS encoding NUDIX hydrolase has product MDQSVNQSSSPVINQSNHLAATGEIVTSEIIKTRLQYQGHKFTYRVDRLRLPHGVEGEYDYIKHPGAGLAVPVMADGRFVLVKQYRFAVQRYLLEFPAGTLEPNELPDVTIKRELEEETGYRGHRWHKLGEFYICPGYSDEVIHAFLAQDLEALANPPAQDEDEQIEIVLLTAQEIEALINAGNAATNLDAKSITAFYLARQHL; this is encoded by the coding sequence GTGGATCAATCTGTAAATCAATCCTCTAGCCCGGTAATTAATCAATCAAATCATCTTGCTGCTACCGGGGAGATCGTCACGTCAGAAATAATTAAAACCAGGCTGCAATATCAGGGGCATAAATTCACCTATCGAGTCGATCGGTTGCGATTGCCCCATGGCGTGGAGGGCGAATACGATTACATCAAACACCCTGGCGCAGGTTTGGCAGTGCCAGTCATGGCCGATGGTAGATTTGTGCTGGTCAAGCAATACCGTTTCGCGGTGCAGCGCTATTTGCTGGAGTTTCCGGCAGGAACCCTGGAGCCAAATGAATTGCCGGATGTCACAATCAAGCGCGAGCTAGAGGAAGAAACCGGCTATCGGGGACACCGCTGGCACAAACTGGGCGAGTTTTATATCTGTCCTGGCTACTCAGATGAGGTAATTCATGCTTTCTTGGCTCAGGATCTCGAAGCGTTGGCCAATCCACCCGCCCAGGATGAAGATGAGCAGATTGAGATTGTCCTGCTGACTGCTCAAGAAATTGAAGCCCTGATCAATGCTGGCAATGCAGCAACTAACCTGGATGCCAAGTCGATCACAGCTTTTTATCTGGCTCGCCAACATCTGTAA
- a CDS encoding tetratricopeptide repeat protein has product MTAAKLLTQGRLLRSQNHVSAVDSYEQCIDLAEQEVNKQVLASALTELALLFAETCQSPYLDRAKSLLLRAEAIWSKQKESQQDLAYLLYCRGILYFHQYNFVDSLVCFRAAYRAYGKDGGAGLALVDGGLGRYYTSLGDFQAALFHFERSLSRFDQLTDDLQMGDCYTNLGNLYLLMYQQEPAENYFHKGLAIAQKKEAIYPRYAALVGLGKVEMMRQHWAHARYMLHEAIGLLNHPFDLIDIAYINLNLAEVLLGEQRYDEARSQIHDHTIPHFKELGSSIGLAAADRSLGRIFTSSLKHNPAEQLATSIEEAEDRFLDAMDVFEHQAMPQEYAKTLYDMACLYRTCMEADPQHQYEYKGKASRALKVALGVLEQVNYGAANLIFEIEVLLNWVDQTAWMERAVSRLRDRKLLAESSRAGQLEEVAILAVDLANYEVLLATLSPNEIVNLLNIYLRSISEVVQKFQGISCHFFGGSFISMFRDVQANVAAGKVDATAESPAVNCAPGAIIPSDQLALNPSLRAALAAQEMLNALDLFNDELERLHLEPQSLKVAVNTAPAVISNVGISAKAEITAIGAGVNFATHLTQLTEAGQVRLSGRTYAVLQELIDPRALAVTQIDETFKELGMVPTYQLDELSYYSEPANRPSWLVNSEFPTMIRIDMAIDSLMADVGNMAVAAIASKLGAMSRQLYTVGNAVTEIYDQALLHLNTYPEITLLILAEESSLEVTMNVEAELPSAIATSELEKFKNALQALRQDKDSTLYVVNSCNIESTNNSFTIRIIQPYRGSQRKAQSH; this is encoded by the coding sequence ATGACAGCAGCTAAACTTTTAACTCAGGGGCGACTATTGCGGAGCCAGAATCATGTCTCTGCAGTTGATAGTTATGAGCAATGTATTGATCTGGCCGAGCAGGAAGTCAATAAGCAAGTATTAGCCTCAGCCTTAACCGAATTAGCGCTTCTGTTTGCGGAAACATGTCAATCCCCCTATCTCGATCGCGCTAAAAGTCTGCTGCTCAGAGCCGAGGCGATCTGGAGTAAACAAAAGGAATCACAACAGGACTTAGCCTATCTACTCTATTGCCGGGGGATTTTATATTTCCATCAATATAACTTTGTCGATAGCCTGGTGTGCTTTCGTGCTGCCTATCGTGCCTATGGTAAAGATGGCGGTGCTGGGTTGGCCTTAGTTGATGGTGGGCTGGGGCGCTACTATACTAGCCTGGGTGATTTCCAAGCAGCCCTGTTTCACTTCGAGCGATCGCTGTCCCGTTTTGATCAACTAACCGATGATCTACAAATGGGCGATTGTTATACAAACCTGGGCAATCTTTACCTGCTCATGTATCAGCAAGAACCAGCCGAAAATTACTTCCATAAGGGATTGGCGATCGCCCAAAAGAAAGAAGCCATCTATCCTCGTTATGCTGCTCTGGTGGGGCTGGGGAAGGTGGAAATGATGCGGCAACATTGGGCTCATGCCCGGTATATGCTCCACGAAGCAATCGGTTTACTCAATCATCCCTTTGATCTAATTGATATTGCTTACATCAATTTAAACCTGGCGGAAGTCTTACTGGGGGAGCAACGATATGACGAGGCCAGAAGTCAGATCCACGATCACACCATTCCCCACTTTAAAGAACTGGGTAGTTCGATCGGTTTGGCCGCTGCCGATCGCTCCCTGGGTCGAATTTTTACTAGCAGTCTCAAGCATAATCCTGCGGAACAGCTAGCCACATCAATCGAAGAAGCAGAAGATCGCTTCCTGGATGCAATGGATGTATTTGAACATCAGGCCATGCCCCAGGAATATGCCAAGACCCTCTATGATATGGCCTGTTTGTATCGCACCTGCATGGAGGCTGATCCCCAGCATCAGTATGAATATAAAGGCAAAGCATCACGGGCTCTAAAGGTAGCCTTGGGAGTGCTCGAACAGGTTAACTACGGTGCGGCCAATTTGATTTTTGAAATTGAAGTTTTGCTCAATTGGGTAGACCAAACCGCCTGGATGGAGCGAGCAGTTAGTCGGCTGCGCGATCGAAAGCTGCTGGCGGAAAGCAGCCGTGCTGGCCAACTAGAAGAAGTGGCGATTCTGGCGGTGGATCTAGCTAATTATGAAGTGCTCTTAGCCACCCTATCGCCCAATGAGATCGTCAATTTGCTCAATATCTACTTGCGTAGCATTTCCGAGGTAGTGCAAAAGTTTCAAGGGATCTCCTGCCATTTTTTTGGTGGTTCCTTTATTTCGATGTTTCGGGATGTGCAAGCCAATGTCGCGGCGGGAAAAGTGGATGCTACGGCCGAGAGTCCGGCTGTGAACTGTGCGCCGGGGGCGATCATCCCCAGCGATCAACTGGCGCTGAATCCTTCCTTGCGAGCAGCTTTGGCCGCCCAGGAAATGCTGAATGCCTTGGATTTATTTAATGATGAACTGGAGCGTTTGCATCTAGAACCCCAGTCACTCAAAGTTGCGGTCAATACCGCGCCGGCCGTGATTAGTAATGTGGGCATTAGCGCCAAAGCAGAAATCACCGCGATCGGTGCAGGCGTAAATTTTGCTACTCACCTAACCCAACTGACCGAGGCTGGGCAGGTGCGTCTGTCGGGTCGTACCTATGCAGTTTTGCAAGAATTGATTGACCCGCGAGCGCTGGCGGTGACCCAGATCGATGAAACCTTCAAAGAACTTGGGATGGTGCCAACCTATCAGCTAGATGAATTAAGTTATTATTCCGAACCAGCAAATCGCCCTAGCTGGCTGGTTAATTCTGAATTCCCCACCATGATTCGGATCGACATGGCGATCGACTCATTGATGGCGGATGTGGGCAACATGGCCGTGGCAGCGATCGCTAGCAAGTTGGGGGCAATGTCGCGGCAGCTATATACAGTGGGTAATGCGGTCACTGAAATCTATGACCAGGCTTTATTGCACTTAAATACCTATCCAGAAATTACCCTTTTGATTCTGGCGGAGGAATCCAGCCTCGAAGTAACTATGAATGTGGAAGCGGAGTTGCCTTCGGCGATCGCTACATCGGAATTAGAAAAGTTTAAAAATGCGCTACAGGCTCTGCGCCAAGATAAAGACAGCACTCTTTATGTCGTTAATTCTTGCAATATCGAGTCTACTAATAATAGCTTTACAATTCGGATAATTCAGCCCTATCGAGGTAGCCAGCGCAAGGCTCAATCCCATTAG
- a CDS encoding pleckstrin/ G-protein interacting- domain-containing protein codes for MQILESSQVKFCNVVKQVNNDLESFLGVAYQGKLFANVGAFSREDGQAAVKRGRELFLQSKGLIQCLVIEEQTGFTVWCQENDLQIVDENKLASDRIAQINLEQLVARMRNVGGLKIQDRRFRLTNYPRCFVGSEATQWIMDRLEIPEAEAVRLGQRLIDEKWLHHVLDEHDFKNEDLFYRFYWDEQ; via the coding sequence ATGCAAATATTAGAAAGTAGCCAAGTTAAATTCTGTAATGTAGTTAAGCAGGTCAATAACGACCTCGAGAGTTTTTTAGGGGTTGCTTATCAAGGCAAACTATTTGCTAATGTGGGGGCTTTTAGCAGAGAAGATGGCCAAGCTGCGGTTAAGCGCGGTCGAGAGTTATTCTTGCAGAGCAAGGGCTTAATCCAATGCTTAGTGATTGAAGAACAAACTGGCTTTACGGTTTGGTGCCAGGAAAACGATTTACAAATAGTAGACGAGAATAAGCTGGCGAGCGATCGCATTGCCCAAATTAACCTGGAGCAATTGGTTGCCAGAATGCGCAATGTGGGTGGTCTAAAAATTCAAGATCGTCGCTTTCGGCTGACTAACTATCCCCGCTGTTTTGTGGGCTCTGAGGCAACGCAATGGATTATGGACAGGCTAGAAATACCTGAAGCTGAGGCGGTGCGGTTAGGACAAAGGTTGATCGATGAGAAATGGCTTCACCATGTCCTTGATGAGCATGATTTTAAGAATGAAGATTTGTTCTATCGGTTTTATTGGGATGAGCAATAA
- a CDS encoding D-glycero-alpha-D-manno-heptose-1,7-bisphosphate 7-phosphatase, with amino-acid sequence MLKPAVFFDRDGVLNQEAGYIKRLEDLLLMPNAAAAVRSLNDRQIFCCMVSNQAGAARGYYPHAHIDALHKRLSKLLADRAAAHLDAMYYCPSLSQPEGGIDPELTYYSTWRKPNPGMLVAAAWEHDLDLRRSFMIGDKATDIDLAHNAGCRGVLVKSGYGESVLAGSYQHTVEPNFIASDIAEAVNWILEVGFCD; translated from the coding sequence ATGTTAAAACCTGCTGTATTTTTCGATCGAGATGGGGTTTTAAATCAAGAAGCTGGTTATATCAAGCGACTTGAGGATTTATTGCTGATGCCAAATGCGGCGGCGGCAGTGCGATCGCTCAACGATCGCCAAATCTTTTGCTGTATGGTTTCCAATCAAGCCGGAGCTGCCAGAGGCTATTACCCCCACGCCCATATCGACGCTTTGCACAAAAGACTAAGCAAATTGCTGGCCGATCGTGCCGCTGCCCATCTTGATGCCATGTACTATTGCCCTAGTTTGAGCCAACCAGAGGGAGGAATCGATCCAGAATTAACCTATTATTCAACCTGGCGTAAGCCAAATCCCGGCATGTTAGTAGCGGCGGCCTGGGAACATGATCTAGATCTCAGGCGCAGTTTTATGATTGGTGATAAAGCCACCGACATTGACCTGGCTCATAATGCGGGTTGCCGGGGAGTGCTGGTTAAAAGTGGTTATGGTGAGAGTGTTTTGGCTGGTAGTTATCAACACACCGTAGAGCCCAATTTTATTGCTAGTGATATTGCTGAGGCGGTCAATTGGATTTTAGAGGTCGGCTTTTGTGATTAA
- a CDS encoding STAS domain-containing protein, with amino-acid sequence MTHSSFLQDELSISEHLEGDKVVLQLKGALSVTTVPYFRQTVQPYLERNLSAIVLDFEGVTKIVSRGVGAAIDMAVQAKKQGGKLRLENVGKYGRSLYIQGVHLVADVPELDSFEP; translated from the coding sequence ATGACTCACTCTTCGTTTTTGCAAGATGAATTAAGCATTTCCGAGCATCTAGAAGGTGACAAAGTTGTTTTGCAGCTTAAGGGTGCTCTAAGTGTTACCACTGTTCCTTATTTTAGGCAAACAGTTCAACCATACTTGGAGCGCAACTTATCGGCGATCGTTCTAGATTTTGAGGGCGTTACCAAGATTGTTAGTCGTGGGGTGGGGGCTGCAATCGATATGGCAGTCCAGGCAAAAAAACAAGGCGGCAAGTTGCGATTAGAAAATGTTGGCAAGTATGGCCGATCGCTCTATATTCAGGGTGTACATTTGGTTGCCGATGTCCCTGAATTAGATAGCTTTGAGCCATAA
- a CDS encoding ATP-binding protein: protein MSSESLKMHISIPPVEGIEDIPVAAVEALALKMGFTPDRVQDIIQALTEACVNAILYSSSDKDIDVVVIAMHNSLILEVQDRGSGFDPALVGAPDFELISEVGVKSGGFGIHMIKSLVDEVEIESSDQGTTVRMSTFLSSPNSSSLTP, encoded by the coding sequence ATGAGCAGTGAGTCCCTCAAGATGCATATCTCTATACCTCCGGTAGAGGGTATTGAGGATATCCCTGTGGCTGCTGTTGAAGCATTGGCCCTGAAAATGGGGTTTACTCCCGATCGGGTGCAAGACATTATTCAAGCTCTCACTGAGGCTTGTGTAAATGCTATTTTATATAGCTCCTCCGATAAGGATATCGATGTAGTAGTGATCGCTATGCACAATAGCCTTATACTAGAGGTTCAGGATCGTGGCTCAGGTTTTGATCCTGCTCTTGTCGGTGCTCCTGACTTTGAGCTTATCTCTGAAGTTGGCGTAAAAAGTGGCGGGTTCGGTATTCATATGATTAAATCTCTTGTAGATGAGGTTGAAATCGAATCTTCTGACCAGGGAACTACTGTTCGCATGAGTACATTTTTGTCCAGTCCTAATTCAAGTTCACTTACACCCTAG